A window from Gallus gallus isolate bGalGal1 chromosome 7, bGalGal1.mat.broiler.GRCg7b, whole genome shotgun sequence encodes these proteins:
- the NBEAL1 gene encoding neurobeachin-like protein 1 isoform X1 — translation MASRERLYELWMLYCSKKDPDYLKLWLDSFVSSYEQFLDVDFEKLPTRVDDIPPGISLLPDNILQVLRLQLLQCVQKMSDGLEEQQQALSLLLVKFFIILCRNLANVEEIGMCSYINHVITMTTLYIQQLKSKTKEKEMADQTPIEEFVRHALAFCESLYDPYRNWRQRIAGRILSTVEKSRQKYKPASLTVEFVPFFYQCFQESEHLKESLKCCLLHLFGAIVAGGQRNALQAVSPATMEVLMRVLADCDNWDDGSPEEVSRKAELTLKCLTEVVHILLNSSSDQRQVETSTILENYFKLLNSDHSALPKPRRCRQWESRFIALQIQMLNTITAMLDCTDRPVLQAIFLNSNCFEHLIRLLQNCKLFLNANNKVTDKSEKELANKLLTEMNEDQVFQGHLDCLAVSTIQALTAVMHKSPAAKEVFKERIGYAHIYEVLKSLGQPSRELLEELMNMAVEGDHMAVGILGISNVQPLLLLIQWLPELESHDLQIFISNWLRRICCINRQSRATCVNADMVIRIIETLNHHSALHCTCAENLIALLGSLGSQSMGSEELLQLIRLLRTEEPKQAHPYVIPVVRAILAMARKQGMASALQYFNLCHSMAGIAVPSIQKWPGSAFSFNAWLCLDQDQVDPSTASKTGKRKQLYSFFTGSGMGFEAFITCSGVLVVAVCTKREYATVMLPDHCFFDSLWHNITIVHMPGKRPFGQSLVYIYVNGQQKISAPLRFPAMNEPFTSCCIGSAGQRTTTPPPSQIPDPPFSSPIMPHRTSLGGILSPGSWGGMLAKPELITKMISAGTQDSEWGCPTSLEGQLGSVIIFHEALQPPQVKALYLAGPNCLTPWKSQEPEVADLPSKVLLHYTPKACRNPICLDLSANLLHGRLTGNKVVNWDIKDMINCIGGINVLFPLLEQISFLGRQMPEKSVGETLPPEVVTPVEGDWVVLSSAKASEARLEKNIVATFILVIKHFIERHHVNQENLIHSHGVATLGTLLQKVPSILMDVNVLMAVQLLIEQVSVEKNLQLLQQMYQHLLFDFSIWNSGDFPFRIGHIQYLSTIIKDSRRLFRKKYGVQFLLDTLRVYYGSGCKDSDLAPDDLRTIRMSLYGLIKYFLSKGGTHEEIQSIVGYIAATSEEEQLCGILEVLFSLLHSSSAPDQLFLLLFEPGNADILYALLLHQRYSDRVRELVFKIMEEMLKCTKVYERSKHRMRLREVGYSGLGLLLNESSVTISLIKNLLNQVLYADPAVNYKDLLAVVHLAHRSDINMRVVICRKVLHLLHSQLDAAQQISQQLGWQDTLIRLFLKENSEVQIGFRENRADSLREEEKKPPAEELQKYHTDKMEGDKSDTFVSVNGLFDQWSLEDNKSLDVPAHFSAMPLEDASTAEMSFKSEDREELWHSNPSHLSLDLSSVDSYELADVVNQMTDSLPSTPSPVENRKPFSGQPEKELDVISDVGFSAADLSLFENQGGGDNELIQLLTDILLCIMWKGIEKSDDEAWMERGQVFSALTKLGISNELLRPSDEIKLKLLEKMLEWSVTDNRDSKALPTHTENAFRLLLIVQDFLQAEGLVNSNLWTEKLLEELVILMDSLSVWYSAGPEATWFSQVQIQLLLGFIAKDNLQVCAMAAAKLNTLLQTKVIESQPEACYLLGKLEGILSRSIEEKTETYSFLIPLVRTLVSKIYELLFMNLHLPSLPSTNGSPSFFEDFQEYCRSDEWKVYIDKYIIPNMKHYEENSFRHGHEQMALYWKDCYEAFMVNMHKRDRERGESKLKFQEHFVEPFSRKARQENLRYNSMLKQLNSQHTATLRQWRAAQLYLLSERGPWSEMKQHPVHWKLSNVENFSRMRLKLVQNYNFNSHQDASDLRDNLGVYQAQPSSESLLLEVVKQVKVSDLEDDVLELPEEDTAASSNMDEKDEQSQKEKLILSENCELITVIDVIPGRLEVTTQHLYFFDGSVEKEEGVGFDFKWHLSQIREIHLRRYNLRRSALEIFLTDQTNYFLNFNKEVRNKVYSRILSLRSPNISGTRSPQELFKASGLMQKWVNREISNFDYLIQLNTMAGRTYNDLAQYPVFPWILRDYTSEELDLNNPAVFRDLSKPIGVVNEKNAKAVKEKYDNFEDPLGVIDKFHYGTHYSNAAGVMHYLIRVEPFTTLHIQLQSGRFDCADRQFHSIPATWQALMDNPNDVKELIPEFFYFPEFLENQNGFNLGQLQISKEAVNDVVLPKWAHSPEDFIYKHRKALESEYVSAHLHEWIDLIFGYKQRGPAAVEALNVFYYCTYEGAVDLDALTDEKERKALEGMINNFGQTPCQLLKEPHPQRLSAEEVVQRLTRSDTSTLNLFQHLTELKSFFIEGISDGVPIVKAVVPRNQSRSFMSQGSPEILVTASLNCIIGTHGWLPYDKNISNYFTFIKDTTVTNPKTQRNMSGPFAPGLEITSKLFAVSHDAKLLFSGGHWDNSIRVTSLTKGKLIGQHIRHMDIVTCLAIDYCGIHLISGSRDTTCMIWQIVQQGGVPVGLTPKPLQILYGHTDEVTSVGISTELDMAVSGSRDGTVIIRTIRKGQYMRTLRPPCESSLLLTVPHLAVSWEGHIVVHTSIEGKTTLKDKNALHLYSVNGKHLGSETLKEEVSDMCVTGEYIVMGSLQGFLSIRDLYSLNLSISPLAMRLPIHCISVTKEYSHILVGLEDGKLIIVGVGKPAEVKPTIKNFFYRTVGSSLISAFQLSKRSPLWQDALRSAFPKALGIKQTAQPDFIRRD, via the exons GCCCTGAGGAAGTGAGCAGAAAGGCAGAGCTTACTCTGAAGTGCCTGACAGAAGTTGTCCATATCCTCCTTAACAGCAGTTCTGACCAGCGTCAGGTGGAGACCAGTACAATACTGGAGAACTATTTCAAGTTGCTTAATTCAGACCATTCAGCTTTACCTAAACCAAGGCGATGTAGGCAGTGGGAGAGCAGGTTCATAGCATTGCAGATCCAAATGCTGA aTACAATCACGGCCATGTTAGACTGCACGGACAGGCCTGTTCTACAGGCAATTTTCCTTAACAGTAACTGCTTTGAGCATCTCATTCGACTGTTGCAGAACTGCAAG CTGTTTTTAAATGCTAACAATAAAGTGACAGACAAGAGTGAAAAAGAACTTGCCAACAAATTACTGACAGAAATGAATGAGGACCAG GTATTTCAGGGACATCTAGACTGCTTGGCGGTATCAACCATTCAGGCTCTCACAGCAGTAATGCACAAGTCTCCAGCTGCTAAG GAGGTCTTCAAGGAGAGAATTGGTTATGCACATATCTACGAGGTACTGAAGTCACTGGGTCAGCCCTCACGGGAACTGCTGGAAGAACTCATGAATATG gctGTTGAAGGTGACCACATGGCTGTTGGTATACTAGGCATTAGTAATGTCCAGCCATTATTGCTGCTTATCCAATGGCTTCCAGAGCTTGAGTCACATGACCTGCAGATTTTCATCTCAAATTGGTTGAGGCGGATCTGCTGTATTAACAGGCAGAGTCGTGCCACGTGTGTCAATGCGGACATGGTCATCCGTATCATTGAGACACTAAATCACCACTCTGCACTCCACTGTACTTGTGCAGAGAACCTGATTGCCCTTCTGGGCTCTCTGGGGAGCCAGTCAATGGGGTCAGAAGAACTGCTTCAACTAATACGACTCCTGAGGACTGAGGAGCCAAAACAGGCTCACCCTTATGTTATTCCAGTGGTGCGAGCCATTCTGGCAATGGCTCGGAAACAAGGCATGGCTAGTGCCTTGCAGTATTTCAACTTGTGTCACAGTATGGCGGGAATTGCTGTTCCATCAATTCAGAAGTGGCCAggatctgcattttctttcaatgCTTGGCTCTGCCTTGATCAAGACCAGGTGGACCCCAGCACAGCTAGCAAAACTGGCAAGCGGAAGCAACTGTATAG CTTTTTTACAGGAAGCGGTATGGGTTTTGAAGCCTTTATCACGTGCTCTGGAGTATTGGTGGTTGCAGTTTGCACAAAGAGGGAATATGCGACAGTGATGCTGCCTGACCACTGTTTTTTTGACTCACTCTGG CACAACATAACTATTGTTCACATGCCTGGAAAGAGACCCTTTGGTCAGAGCCTTGTGTACATCTATGTCAATGGACAGCAGAAGATCTCTGCCCCACTTCGATTTCCTGCCATGAATGAA CCTTTTACTTCTTGCTGCATTGGTTCAGCTGGTCAAAGAACAACAACTCCTCCTCCATCTCAGATACCAGATCCACCATTTTCTTCCCCTATCATGCCCCATCGTACATCACTTGGGGGCATTCTCTCTCCAGGAAGCTGGGGTGGGATGCTTGCAAAACCAGAACTCATCACCAAGATGATTTCAGCAGGGACTCAGGATAGTGAATGGGGATGTCCAACATCGTTGGAGGGCCAGCTTGGTTCAGTTATCATCTTTCATGAAGCACTGCAACCCCCTCAGGTGAAAGCATTGTATTTAGCAG GTCCAAACTGCTTAACTCCGTGGAAATCTCAAGAGCCTGAAGTAGCAGATCTCCCTAGTAAGGTGTTGCTGCATTACACACCAAAG GCCTGCAGAAATCCAATTTGTCTTGACCTGTCTGCAAATCTCTTACATGGAAGACTAACTGGAAACAAAGTAGTGAACTGGGACATCAAG GATATGATCAACTGCATTGGTGGAATAAATGTGCTGTTTCCTTTGCTGGAGCAGATCAGTTTTCTTGGTAGACAGATGCCTGAAAAGTCTGTAGGGGAAACTCTACCTCCTGAAGTAGTTACTCCTGTAGAGGGAGACTGGGTGGTATTGTCATCCGCGAAGGCATCAG AAGCACGCCTGGAGAAGAACATAGTTGCAACTTTCATCTTGGTGATTAAACACTTTATTGAGAGACACCATGTTAATCAAGAAAATCTCATTCACTCCCATGGAGTTGCTACCCTAGGAACCTTGTTACAGAAG GTGCCAAGCATCTTAATGGATGTGAATGTACTGATGGCTGTACAGTTGTTGATAGAGCAAGTCTCAGTTGAAAAGAACTTGCAGCTTCTGCAACAGATGTATCAACACTTACTTTTTGACTTCAGCATCTGGAACAGTGGGGACTTCCCTTTCAGAATTG GGCATATACAATATCTTTCTACAATCatcaaagacagcagaaggcTCTTCAGAAAGAAGTATGGTGTACAGTTTCTTCTCGACACGCTCAGAGTTTATTATGG GAGTGGCTGCAAAGACAGTGATTTGGCCCCTGATGACCTGAGAACAATACGGATGTCCCTTTATGGACTGATCAAATACTTTCTAAGCAAAGGTGGAACACatgaagaaatacagagcaTTGTAGGATACATAGCAGCTACCAGTGAAGAAGAACAG CTCTGTGGAATCCTAGAAGTTCTGTTCAGCCTTCTTCATTCAAGCTCAGCCCCAGATCAgctttttttattgctttttgaaCCAGGAAATGCTGATATTCTTTATGCTTTGTTATTGCATCAGAGATACTCCGACAGGGTTAGAGAACTTGTGTTTAAG ATTATGGAAGAGATGCTGAAATGTACTAAAGTTTATGAACGTAGTAAGCACCGTATGAGACTCAGGGAAGTGGGGTACTCTGGACTTGGACTCCTTCTGAATGAATCGTCAGTTACTATTTCTCTCATAAAAAACCTTCTTAACCAAGTTCTCTATGCAG ATCCTGCTGTGAATTATAAAGATCTTTTAGCTGTAGTGCATCTGGCTCATAGATCAGATATAAACATGAGAGTGGTTATCTGTAGAAAG GTTTTACATCTTCTGCATTCCCAACTGGATGCAGCACAACAGATTTCtcagcagctgggctggcaggACACTTTGATTAGACTCTTCCTGAAAGAAAACTCTGAGGTCCAGATTGGATTTAGAGAGAACAGGGCTGACTCCttaagggaagaggaaaagaagccTCCTGCTGAAGAACTTCAGAAGTATCACACTGATAAGATGGAGGGAGATAAATCTGATACCTTTGTGTCTGTAAATGGTTTGTTTGATCAATGGAGTTTGGAAGACAATAAATCCTTGGATGTCCCAGCTCATTTCTCTGCTATGCCACTGGAAGATGCATCCACAGCAGAGATGTCTTTTAAGTCAGAGGACCGAGAAGAATTGTGGCACAGTAATCCTTCACATTTGAGTCTAGATCTGTCCAGCGTTGACTCTTATGAACTGGCTGATGTTGTGAATCAGATGACAGATAGCCTGCCCAGCACACCATCACCTGTAGAGAACAGAAAacccttctctgggcagcctgaaaaAGAGCTAGATGTCATAAGTGATGTAGGCTTCAGTGCTGCTGATCTGTCTTTATTTGAAAACCAAGGA gggGGTGATAATGAACTGATACAGTTACTTACAGACATCCTACTGTGTATAATGTGGAAAGGCATTGAAAAATCTGATGATGAGGCTTGGATGGAGAGAGGACAGGTGTTTTCTGCACTGACCAAACTGGGAATATCTAATGAATTGCTGCGACCTTCTGATGAAATAAAACTCAA ATTGTTGGAGAAGATGTTAGAATGGTCAGTCACTGATAACAGAGATTCTAAAGCTCTCCCTACACACACTGAAAATGCTTTCCGGCTCTTGCTAATTGTACAAGATttcctgcaggcagaaggaCTTGTTAATTCAAATTTATGGACAGAAAAG CTATTGGAGGAATTAGTGATTCTTATGGATAGCCTGTCAGTCTGGTACTCTGCTGGCCCAGAAGCAACCTGGTTTTCACAGGTGCAAATCCAGTTGCTCCTTGGATTCATTGCAAAAGACAACTTACAG GTCTGTGCTATGGCAGCAGCGAAACTCAACACCCTTCTTCAGACCAAAGTAATAGAGAGTCAACCTGAAGCATGCTACCTCTTGGGGAAACTGGAAGGCATCTTAAGTAGATCAAttgaagagaagacagaaacatactCATTTTTGATTCCACTTGTTCGGACACTGGTATCCAAAATTTATGAACTTCTCTTCATGAATCTGCATCTCCCTTCGTTGCCTTCTACCAATGGCAGCCCCTCTTTCTTTGAGGACTTTCAAGAATACTGCCGATCTGATGAATGGAAAGTTTATATTGACAAATAT ATTATTCCAAATATGAagcactatgaagaaaattcatTCAGACATGGTCATGAGCAGATGGCACTTTATTGGAAGGATTGTTATGAAGCATTTATGGTGAATATGCACAAGCGAGAtcgggagagaggagaaagcaagCTGAAATTTCAG GAGCATTTTGTGGAACCGTTCAGCAGAAAGGCTCGACAGGAAAATCTGCGGTACAACAGTATGCTAAAGCAACTTAATAGTCAACACACAGCTACTCTGAGGCAGTGGAGAGCAGCCCAGCTTTACTTGCTCTCTGAACGTGGCCCTTGGTCTGAAAT GAAACAGCATCCTGTTCACTGGAAACTTTCAAATGTTGAAAATTTTTCACGTATGAGACTAAAACTAGTGCAGAATTACAACTTCAACTCTCATCAGGATGCTAGTGACCTGAGAGATAATTTAG GTGTGTACCAGGCACAACCCTCTAGTGAGTCTCTGCTTCTGGAGGTGGTGAAGCAGGTGAAAGTGAGTGACTTGGAAGATGACGTGCTTGAACTGCCAGAAGAAGACACAGCAGCCAGTTCCAATAT ggaTGAAAAGGATGAACAgagtcagaaagaaaagctaataTTATCTGAAAACTGTGAACTCATTACAGTAATTGATGTGATACCTGGCAGACTGGAGGTCACTACCCAGCACCTATATTTCTTTGATGGTAGCGTTGAAAAAGAGGAGG GGGTTGGTTTTGATTTCAAATGGCACCTTTCTCAAATTCGGGAGATACATCTGCGTCGGTACAATCTGAGGAGGTCAGCCCTGGAGATCTTCCTTACAGATCAAACCAACTACTTCCTCAACTTCAATAAGGAG GTAAGAAACAAAGTATACAGTCGAATATTGTCGCTGCGTTCTCCAAATATTTCTGGGACCCGATCTCCTCAGGAACTCTTTAAAGCTTCAGGTTTGATGCAG aaatgggTGAATAGAGAAATATCCAACTTTGACTATCTTATTCAGCTGAACACAATGGCAGGACGAACTTACAATGATCTTGCTCAATATCCCGTG ttccCTTGGATCTTACGAGATTATACATCTGAAGAACTAGATCTGAATAATCCAGCAGTCTTTAGGGATCTATCCAAACCCATTGGAGTGGTAAATGAAAAGAATGCTAAGGCTGTGAAAGAGAA atacgATAATTTTGAGGATCCCCTTGGAGTGATTGACAAATTTCACTATGGAACACACTACTCAAATGCTGCTGGTGTCATGCATTACCTCATTCGGGTAGAACCTTTCACAACTCTTCATATCCAACTTCAAAGTGGCAG GTTTGATTGTGCTGATCGACAGTTTCACTCTATTCCTGCTACCTGGCAAGCACTGATGGACAATCCCAATGATGTCAAGGAACTTATTCCAGAGTTTTTCTACTTCCCAGAATTCCTGGAGAACCAAAACG GTTTTAACTTGGGTCAGCTTCAAATATCCAAAGAAGCGGTAAATGATGTTGTTCTCCCTAAATGGGCccattccccagaagacttcatttaTAAACATAGGAAGGCTCTG gaATCAGAGTATGTTTCTGCTCATCTTCATGAATGGATTGATTTGATTTTTGGCTACAAGCAGAGGGGACCAGCTGCAGTGGAGGCACTCAATGTGTTTTATTATTGTACTTACGAAG GAGCTGTGGATTTGGATGCTCTAACAgatgagaaggaaaggaaagctttaGAAGGGATGATAAACAATTTTGGACAAACTCCTTGTCAGCTGTTGAAG GAGCCCCATCCTCAGCGGTTGTCAGCAGAAGAGGTAGTGCAAAGACTAACTAGAAGTGATACCTCTACTCTGAATCTCTTCCAACACCTCACTGAACTGAAGTCATTCTTCATAGAG GGAATCAGTGATGGCGTTCCTATTGTCAAAGCTGTTGTCCCCAGGAATCAGTCACGTTCCTTTATGTCTCAGGGAAGCCCAGAGATACTG GTAACAGCAAGTCTGAATTGCATTATTGGAACCCATGGTTGGCTGCCTTATGATAAAAACATCTCCAACTACTTTACATTCATCAAAGATACCACAGTGACAAATCCCAA AACACAGCGCAACATGAGTGGTCCTTTTGCACCAGGACTGGAGATCACTTCTAAGTTGTTTGCAGTATCGCATGACGCAAAACTCCTCTTTAGTGGAGGACACTGGGACAATAGCATCAGAGTGACATCTCTTACGAAAGGCAAACTGATTGGACAGCACATCAGGCACATGG ATATTGTGACCTGCTTGGCAATAGATTACTGTGGAATCCATTTGATTTCTGGATCCAGAGATACTACCTGTATGATATGGCAAATAGTTCAGCAG GGAGGAGTGCCTGTAGGCCTGACACCTAAGCCATTACAGATCCTTTACGGGCATACTGATGAAGTTACAAGTGTTGGCATCAGCACTGAGCTGGACATGGCAGTGTCAGGATCCAGG GATGGGACTGTTATTATTCGCACTATTCGGAAAGGTCAGTACATGAGAACTTTGCGACCACCTTGTGAGAGTTCCCTCCTGCTGACTGTTCCCCATCTGGCTGTGTCCTGGGAAGGTCATATTGTTGTCCACACCAGCATAGAAGGAAAGACCACTCTTAAG gaTAAGAATGCATTACACCTCTATTCTGTCAATGGAAAGCATCTGGGTTCTGAGACTCTGAAGGAAGAAGTGTCAGATATGTGTGTGACTGGCGAGTATATCGTGATGGGCAGCTTACAGGGATTTCTTTCCATACGGGACCTATACAG cTTGAATCTGAGCATCTCTCCATTAGCCATGCGACTGCCAATTCATTGCATTTCTGTCACCAAAGAGTATAGCCACATCCTTGTTGGCTTGGAGGATGGCAAGTTGATTATCGTTGGTGTTGGCAAGCCAGCAGAGGTAAAGCCCACCATCAAGAACTTTTTCTACCGAACAGTGGGAAGTTCacttatttctgctttccagttgAGCAAGAGGTCTCCTCTATGGCAGG ATGCGCTCAGGTCAGCTTTCCCGAAAGCTCTGGGGATCAAGCAAACGGCTCAGCCAGATTTCATCAGGAGAGACTGA